Proteins encoded in a region of the Podarcis muralis chromosome 2, rPodMur119.hap1.1, whole genome shotgun sequence genome:
- the USP19 gene encoding ubiquitin carboxyl-terminal hydrolase 19 isoform X3 codes for MSNSASIPGQRRAARGVEDATSKKKQKDRANQENKEGERPVGSDSKKEPFPGLALVEPNWQRESEEDLLLDWKQNAHEIIVKLNLGGGVLKGEEVDTSFTDTSCVVKLPDGREWSCQLFAEIESSCSKVQYKKGNILQLVLQKKIPLHTWASLLKRCKDGSREQTKRPACKENGKEKSPSVVEVPEEPQPDSTAEPSRGKREPSNPKRGSGRNEAAGGKSPASPGLPAGPSAKRAVGVKASLSEEEGNSLGSTGLSGKAGNPRNDKGAQGDAPPDLKADNLERVSVPVETQLPTVSADSLPCQLRPCPEKRAPQPATSSETPQGPEVASAFSEGLTSSPPSRDTEKRGWSEDSNALEAVANEPEPTVNLTFVKNDSYEKGNDSMVVHVYVKEIHKEMSRVLFREQDFTLLFQTSDVNFLRLHPDCGSHTVFRWQVKLRNLIEPDQCTYNFTPARIDICLKKRHSQRWGGLEAPAARGAVGGAKVAMPTGPTPLDKSQPGSNQHPLSTKEEARVGEKEKPRAEESSLDGVAARTVTEHVPVKQEPLVPSPKPTCMVPPMTHSPVSSESVEEEEEEEDKKVCLPGFTGLVNLGNTCFMNSVIQSLSNTRELRDFFHDHSFESEINYNNPLGTGGRLAIGFAVLLRALWKGTHHAFQPSKLKAIVASKASQFTGYAQHDAQEFMAFLLDGLHEDLNRIHSKPYTETVDSDGRPDEIVAEEAWKRHKMRNDSFIVDLFQGQYKSKLVCPVCSKVSITFDPFLYLPVPLPQKQKVLTVYYFAKEPHKKPVKFLVSISKENSTALEVLDSVSHSVRVSPDNLRLAEVIKNRFHRMFLPSHSLDTVSPTDLLLCFEVLSPDLAKERVVELQVQQRPQVPSVPITKCAACQKKQQSEEEKLKRCTRCYRVGYCNVVCQKTHWPDHKALCLPENIGFPFLISVPESRLTYARLAQLLEGYARYSVSVFQPPFQVGRMSPEQGLQHQPPEKLEALARSSSSSATVASAAAAASAADEASTAMESGDGARAPHLPQEPQPSLSAPELGDASAVRSKVPTGRGSGLSLDSGFSEPSLDTRADSFVEREGPFERLPKPEAAIPGYQHPAEGLSSHATQFYINKIDAANKEQKLEDKGDVPLDLTDDCSLALVWKNNERMKEFVLVESKELECVEDPGSASEAARAGHFTLEQCLNLFTKPEVLAPEEAWYCPKCKQHREASKQLMLWRLPNVLIIQLKRFSFRSFIWRDKINDMVDFPVRSLDLSKFCIGQKDEQQLPMYDLYAVINHYGGMIGGHYTAYARLPSDKNSQRSDVGWRLFDDSTVTTVDESQVVTRYAYVLFYRRRNSPVERPPRGPPHPSDPRADMAPSAEAAANQASLLWQELEAEEEAARRLMRSPWRSCSRRTRHLAPDCPDEGRVRYFVLGTMAAIVALLLNVFYPLIYQTRWR; via the exons ACCTGCTGCTGGACTGGAAGCAGAATGCTCATGAAATTATTGTCAAGCTGAACTTGGGCGGCGGAGTCCTGAAGGGAGAGGAAGTGGATACATCTTTCACAGACACCAGTTGTGTTGTCAAGTTACCTG ATGGCCGTGAGTGGAGCTGCCAGTTATTTGCGGAGATTGAGAGCTCCTGCAGCAAAGTCCAGTACAAGAAGGGCAATATCCTACAGCTGGTGCTACAAAAGAAGATCCCATTGCACACTTGGGCTTCACTTTTG AAACGCTGCAAGGATGGCTCAAGGGAGCAGACGAAGAGGCCTGCGTGTAAGGAGAATGGCAAGGAAAAATCCCCTTCTGTGGTGGAGGTGCCTGAGGAGCCCCAGCCTGACAGCACAGCGGAGCCATCCAGGGGCAAACGGGAGCCCTCCAACCCAAAGCGAGGCTCTGGGAGGAACGaggctgcaggagggaagagccCAGCCAGTCCGGGACTGCCAGCTGGCCCTAGTGCCAAAAGGGCAGTGGGTGTCAAAGCTAGCCTGTCTGAGGAGGAAGGAAACAGCTTGGGGAGCACAGGACTCAGTGGGAAAGCCGGCAACCCGAGAAATGACAAGGGAGCCCAAGGCGATGCCCCGCCAGACCTAAAG GCTGACAACTTGGAGAGGGTGTCGGTGCCCGTGGAAACGCAGCTGCCTACAGTCTCTGCAGATTCATTGCCCTGCCAGCTTCGGCCCTGCCCAGAGAAGAGGGCTCCACAGCCAGCCACTTCCTCTGAGACTCCGCAGGGGCCAGAAGTCGCTTCTGCCTTCAGCGAAGGCCTCACCTCCTCTCCGCCATCCAGGGACACTGAGAAAAGAGGCTGGTCCGAGGACAGCAATGCCCTTGAGGCTGTTGCTAATG aaccagAGCCCACAGTGAATCTGACGTTCGTGAAGAACGACTCGTATGAGAAAGGGAACGATTCTATGGTGGTGCACGTTTATGTGAAGGAGATTCACAAGGAGATGTCCAGGGTGCTCTTTCGGGAGCAGGACTTCACACTGTTGTTCCAGACAAG tGATGTCAACTTCCTGCGACTGCATCCAGATTGTGGCTCTCATACAGTATTCAGGTGGCAAGTGAAACTCAG GAACCTCATAGAGCCAGACCAGTGTACATACAACTTCACCCCCGCTCGCATCGACATCTGCTTGAAGAAGCGGCACAGCCAGCGCTGGGGGGGCCTCGAGGCTCCTGCCGCACGAG GTGCAGTGGGTGGTGCGAAGGTTGCCATGCCAACAGGCCCTACTCCCCTGGATAAAAGCCAGCCTGGAAGTAACCAGCACCCGCTGTCCACTAAGGAGGAGGCACGagtgggagagaaggagaagccGCGAGCAGAGGAGAGCAGCCTGGACGGCGTAGCCGCTCGGACGGTGACGGAGCATGTGCCAGTGAAGCAAGAACCACTCGTCCCCTCG CCCAAGCCAACATGCATGGTCCCACCCATGACTCACAGCCCCGTCAGCAGCGAAAgcgtggaggaagaggaggaggaggaggacaagaaGGTGTGCCTGCCCGGTTTCACGGGGCTGGTGAACCTGGGCAACACCTGCTTCATGAACAGTGTTATCCAGTCTCTCTCCAACACCCGGGAGTTGCGGGACTTCTTTCATG ATCACTCCTTCGAGTCCGAAATCAACTACAACAATCCCCTGGGAACTGGGGGGCGCCTGGCTATCGGCTTTGCAGTGCTGCTGAGGGCGCTTTGGAAAGGCACACACCACGCCTTCCAGCCCTCCAAGCTGAAG GCGATTGTGGCCAGCAAGGCCAGCCAGTTTACAGGCTATGCTCAACACGATGCCCAGGAATTCATGGCTTTTCTGCTGGATGGGCTCCATGAGGACCTGAACCGCATTCACAGCAAGCCCTACACTGAAACGGTAGATTCAGATGGACGACCTGATGAG ATTGTTGCCGAAGAGGCCTGGAAACGGCACAAGATGAGGAACGACTCCTTCATCGTGGACCTGTTCCAGGGCCAGTACAAGTCCAAGCTAGTGTGCCCTGTGTGTTCAAAG GTGTCCATCACGTTTGATCCCTTCCTCTATTTGCCAGTCCCCCTACCCCAAAAGCAGAAAGTGCTGACGGTCTATTACTTTGCCAAGGAACCGCACAAGAAACCTGTTAAG TTCCTGGTGAGCATCAGCAAAGAGAATTCCACTGCCCTGGAGGTGCTAGACTCTGTGTCCCATAGCGTGCGAGTGAGTCCTGATAACCTGCGCCTGGCTGAG GTAATCAAGAACCGCTTCCACCGCATGTTCTTGCCTTCGCACTCGTTGGACACGGTTTCCCCCACGGACCTCCTGCTGTGCTTTGAAGTGCTTTCTCCAGACCTGGCCAAGGAGCGTGTGGTGGAGCTGCAGGTCCAACAG CGTCCTCAGGTGCCCAGCGTTCCCATCACCAAATGTGCCGCCTGTCAGAAGAAGCAGCAGTCAGAAGAGGAGAAGCTGAAGCGCTGCACTCGGTGCTACCGTGTTGGCTATTGCAACGT agtGTGCCAGAAAACACACTGGCCCGACCACAAAGCTTTGTGCCTCCCTGAGAACATTGGCTTCCCCTTCCTCATCAGCGTGCCAGAGTCACGACTCACCTATGCACGGCTGGCCCAGCTTCTGGAAGGTTACGCGAG GTACTCGGTCAGCGTGTTCCAGCCGCCATTTCAGGTGGGCAGGATGTCGCCAGAGCAAGGCTTGCAGCACCAGCCTCCTGAGAAGCTAGAGGCGCTGgcccggagcagcagcagcagcgccacaGTTGCGTCTGCCGCCGCCGCGGCTTCTGCCGCCGATGAGGCCTCCACCGCCATGGAGTCGGGAGACGGGGCCAGGGCCCCACACCTGCCGCAGGAACCCCAGCCATCTCTCTCGGCCCCTGAGCTGGGGGACGCCAGCGCTGTGAGAAGCAAGGTCCCCACAGGAAGAGGCTCGGGACTGAGCTTGGATTCGGGCTTCTCCGAGCCCTCCCTGGACACACGGGCTGACAGCTTTGTGGAAAGGGAGGGGCCCTTTGAGAGACTCCCCAAGCCGGAAG CTGCCATCCCAGGTTACCAGCATCCGGCTGAGGGGCTGAGTTCCCACGCTACCCAGTTCTACATCAACAAAATTGATGCCGCTAACAAAGAGCAGAAGCTGGAGGACAAAG GAGATGTCCCTCTTGACCTGACCGATGATTGTTCTCTGGCCCTGGTTTGGAAGAACAACGAGAGGATGAAGGAGTTTGTTCTGGTAGAGTCCAAGGAGCTGGAGTGCGTAGAGGATCCCGGCTCTGCGAGTGAGGCAGCCAGGGCAGGGCACTTCACCCTGGAGCAGTGCCTCAACCTCTTCACCAAGCCAGAGGTGTTGGCCCCAGAGGAGGCCTG GTACTGCCCGAAATGTAAGCAGCACCGTGAGGCATCCAAGCAGCTCATGCTGTGGCGCCTGCCCAACGTCCTCATCATACAGCTCAAGCGCTTCTCCTTCCGCAGCTTTATTTGGAGAGACAAGATCAACGACATGGTGGATTTCCCAGTGCG GAGCTTGGACCTGAGCAAGTTCTGCATTGGCCAGAAGGATGAGCAGCAGCTGCCCATGTATGACCTGTATGCAGTTATCAACCACTACGGGGGCATGATTGGCGGACACTACACAGCCTATGCGCGGCTGCCCAGTGACAAAAACAGCCAACGCAGTGATGTGG GATGGCGGCTCTTCGATGACAGCACTGTCACCACAGTGGATGAAAGCCAGGTGGTGACGCGATATGCCTACGTGCTCTTCTACCGCCGGCGAAACTCTCCAGTGGAGAGACCCCCACGGGGGCCACCGCATCCCTCAGACCCTCGGGCCGACATGGCCCCATCTGCCGAGGCAGCAGCCAATCAG GCTTCTCTGCTCTGGCAGGAACTGGAGGCTGAAGAGGAAGCTGCCAGGAGGCTGATGAGGAGCCCTTGGAGGTCTTGCAGCCGAAGAACAAGGCACCTCGCCCCAGACTGTCCCGATGAAGGCCGTGTCCGATACTTTGTCCTGGGCACCATGGCAGCCATTGTGGCCCTCTTACTGAATGTTTTCTACCCACTCATCTATCAGACCCGCTGgaggtag
- the USP19 gene encoding ubiquitin carboxyl-terminal hydrolase 19 isoform X8: MSNSASIPGQRRAARGVEDATSKKKQKDRANQENKEGERPVGSDSKKDLLLDWKQNAHEIIVKLNLGGGVLKGEEVDTSFTDTSCVVKLPDGREWSCQLFAEIESSCSKVQYKKGNILQLVLQKKIPLHTWASLLKRCKDGSREQTKRPACKENGKEKSPSVVEVPEEPQPDSTAEPSRGKREPSNPKRGSGRNEAAGGKSPASPGLPAGPSAKRAVGVKASLSEEEGNSLGSTGLSGKAGNPRNDKGAQGDAPPDLKADNLERVSVPVETQLPTVSADSLPCQLRPCPEKRAPQPATSSETPQGPEVASAFSEGLTSSPPSRDTEKRGWSEDSNALEAVANEPEPTVNLTFVKNDSYEKGNDSMVVHVYVKEIHKEMSRVLFREQDFTLLFQTSDVNFLRLHPDCGSHTVFRWQVKLRNLIEPDQCTYNFTPARIDICLKKRHSQRWGGLEAPAARVGGAKVAMPTGPTPLDKSQPGSNQHPLSTKEEARVGEKEKPRAEESSLDGVAARTVTEHVPVKQEPLVPSPKPTCMVPPMTHSPVSSESVEEEEEEEDKKVCLPGFTGLVNLGNTCFMNSVIQSLSNTRELRDFFHDHSFESEINYNNPLGTGGRLAIGFAVLLRALWKGTHHAFQPSKLKAIVASKASQFTGYAQHDAQEFMAFLLDGLHEDLNRIHSKPYTETVDSDGRPDEIVAEEAWKRHKMRNDSFIVDLFQGQYKSKLVCPVCSKVSITFDPFLYLPVPLPQKQKVLTVYYFAKEPHKKPVKFLVSISKENSTALEVLDSVSHSVRVSPDNLRLAEVIKNRFHRMFLPSHSLDTVSPTDLLLCFEVLSPDLAKERVVELQVQQRPQVPSVPITKCAACQKKQQSEEEKLKRCTRCYRVGYCNVVCQKTHWPDHKALCLPENIGFPFLISVPESRLTYARLAQLLEGYARYSVSVFQPPFQVGRMSPEQGLQHQPPEKLEALARSSSSSATVASAAAAASAADEASTAMESGDGARAPHLPQEPQPSLSAPELGDASAVRSKVPTGRGSGLSLDSGFSEPSLDTRADSFVEREGPFERLPKPEAAIPGYQHPAEGLSSHATQFYINKIDAANKEQKLEDKGDVPLDLTDDCSLALVWKNNERMKEFVLVESKELECVEDPGSASEAARAGHFTLEQCLNLFTKPEVLAPEEAWYCPKCKQHREASKQLMLWRLPNVLIIQLKRFSFRSFIWRDKINDMVDFPVRSLDLSKFCIGQKDEQQLPMYDLYAVINHYGGMIGGHYTAYARLPSDKNSQRSDVGWRLFDDSTVTTVDESQVVTRYAYVLFYRRRNSPVERPPRGPPHPSDPRADMAPSAEAAANQASLLWQELEAEEEAARRLMRSPWRSCSRRTRHLAPDCPDEGRVRYFVLGTMAAIVALLLNVFYPLIYQTRWR, encoded by the exons ACCTGCTGCTGGACTGGAAGCAGAATGCTCATGAAATTATTGTCAAGCTGAACTTGGGCGGCGGAGTCCTGAAGGGAGAGGAAGTGGATACATCTTTCACAGACACCAGTTGTGTTGTCAAGTTACCTG ATGGCCGTGAGTGGAGCTGCCAGTTATTTGCGGAGATTGAGAGCTCCTGCAGCAAAGTCCAGTACAAGAAGGGCAATATCCTACAGCTGGTGCTACAAAAGAAGATCCCATTGCACACTTGGGCTTCACTTTTG AAACGCTGCAAGGATGGCTCAAGGGAGCAGACGAAGAGGCCTGCGTGTAAGGAGAATGGCAAGGAAAAATCCCCTTCTGTGGTGGAGGTGCCTGAGGAGCCCCAGCCTGACAGCACAGCGGAGCCATCCAGGGGCAAACGGGAGCCCTCCAACCCAAAGCGAGGCTCTGGGAGGAACGaggctgcaggagggaagagccCAGCCAGTCCGGGACTGCCAGCTGGCCCTAGTGCCAAAAGGGCAGTGGGTGTCAAAGCTAGCCTGTCTGAGGAGGAAGGAAACAGCTTGGGGAGCACAGGACTCAGTGGGAAAGCCGGCAACCCGAGAAATGACAAGGGAGCCCAAGGCGATGCCCCGCCAGACCTAAAG GCTGACAACTTGGAGAGGGTGTCGGTGCCCGTGGAAACGCAGCTGCCTACAGTCTCTGCAGATTCATTGCCCTGCCAGCTTCGGCCCTGCCCAGAGAAGAGGGCTCCACAGCCAGCCACTTCCTCTGAGACTCCGCAGGGGCCAGAAGTCGCTTCTGCCTTCAGCGAAGGCCTCACCTCCTCTCCGCCATCCAGGGACACTGAGAAAAGAGGCTGGTCCGAGGACAGCAATGCCCTTGAGGCTGTTGCTAATG aaccagAGCCCACAGTGAATCTGACGTTCGTGAAGAACGACTCGTATGAGAAAGGGAACGATTCTATGGTGGTGCACGTTTATGTGAAGGAGATTCACAAGGAGATGTCCAGGGTGCTCTTTCGGGAGCAGGACTTCACACTGTTGTTCCAGACAAG tGATGTCAACTTCCTGCGACTGCATCCAGATTGTGGCTCTCATACAGTATTCAGGTGGCAAGTGAAACTCAG GAACCTCATAGAGCCAGACCAGTGTACATACAACTTCACCCCCGCTCGCATCGACATCTGCTTGAAGAAGCGGCACAGCCAGCGCTGGGGGGGCCTCGAGGCTCCTGCCGCACGAG TGGGTGGTGCGAAGGTTGCCATGCCAACAGGCCCTACTCCCCTGGATAAAAGCCAGCCTGGAAGTAACCAGCACCCGCTGTCCACTAAGGAGGAGGCACGagtgggagagaaggagaagccGCGAGCAGAGGAGAGCAGCCTGGACGGCGTAGCCGCTCGGACGGTGACGGAGCATGTGCCAGTGAAGCAAGAACCACTCGTCCCCTCG CCCAAGCCAACATGCATGGTCCCACCCATGACTCACAGCCCCGTCAGCAGCGAAAgcgtggaggaagaggaggaggaggaggacaagaaGGTGTGCCTGCCCGGTTTCACGGGGCTGGTGAACCTGGGCAACACCTGCTTCATGAACAGTGTTATCCAGTCTCTCTCCAACACCCGGGAGTTGCGGGACTTCTTTCATG ATCACTCCTTCGAGTCCGAAATCAACTACAACAATCCCCTGGGAACTGGGGGGCGCCTGGCTATCGGCTTTGCAGTGCTGCTGAGGGCGCTTTGGAAAGGCACACACCACGCCTTCCAGCCCTCCAAGCTGAAG GCGATTGTGGCCAGCAAGGCCAGCCAGTTTACAGGCTATGCTCAACACGATGCCCAGGAATTCATGGCTTTTCTGCTGGATGGGCTCCATGAGGACCTGAACCGCATTCACAGCAAGCCCTACACTGAAACGGTAGATTCAGATGGACGACCTGATGAG ATTGTTGCCGAAGAGGCCTGGAAACGGCACAAGATGAGGAACGACTCCTTCATCGTGGACCTGTTCCAGGGCCAGTACAAGTCCAAGCTAGTGTGCCCTGTGTGTTCAAAG GTGTCCATCACGTTTGATCCCTTCCTCTATTTGCCAGTCCCCCTACCCCAAAAGCAGAAAGTGCTGACGGTCTATTACTTTGCCAAGGAACCGCACAAGAAACCTGTTAAG TTCCTGGTGAGCATCAGCAAAGAGAATTCCACTGCCCTGGAGGTGCTAGACTCTGTGTCCCATAGCGTGCGAGTGAGTCCTGATAACCTGCGCCTGGCTGAG GTAATCAAGAACCGCTTCCACCGCATGTTCTTGCCTTCGCACTCGTTGGACACGGTTTCCCCCACGGACCTCCTGCTGTGCTTTGAAGTGCTTTCTCCAGACCTGGCCAAGGAGCGTGTGGTGGAGCTGCAGGTCCAACAG CGTCCTCAGGTGCCCAGCGTTCCCATCACCAAATGTGCCGCCTGTCAGAAGAAGCAGCAGTCAGAAGAGGAGAAGCTGAAGCGCTGCACTCGGTGCTACCGTGTTGGCTATTGCAACGT agtGTGCCAGAAAACACACTGGCCCGACCACAAAGCTTTGTGCCTCCCTGAGAACATTGGCTTCCCCTTCCTCATCAGCGTGCCAGAGTCACGACTCACCTATGCACGGCTGGCCCAGCTTCTGGAAGGTTACGCGAG GTACTCGGTCAGCGTGTTCCAGCCGCCATTTCAGGTGGGCAGGATGTCGCCAGAGCAAGGCTTGCAGCACCAGCCTCCTGAGAAGCTAGAGGCGCTGgcccggagcagcagcagcagcgccacaGTTGCGTCTGCCGCCGCCGCGGCTTCTGCCGCCGATGAGGCCTCCACCGCCATGGAGTCGGGAGACGGGGCCAGGGCCCCACACCTGCCGCAGGAACCCCAGCCATCTCTCTCGGCCCCTGAGCTGGGGGACGCCAGCGCTGTGAGAAGCAAGGTCCCCACAGGAAGAGGCTCGGGACTGAGCTTGGATTCGGGCTTCTCCGAGCCCTCCCTGGACACACGGGCTGACAGCTTTGTGGAAAGGGAGGGGCCCTTTGAGAGACTCCCCAAGCCGGAAG CTGCCATCCCAGGTTACCAGCATCCGGCTGAGGGGCTGAGTTCCCACGCTACCCAGTTCTACATCAACAAAATTGATGCCGCTAACAAAGAGCAGAAGCTGGAGGACAAAG GAGATGTCCCTCTTGACCTGACCGATGATTGTTCTCTGGCCCTGGTTTGGAAGAACAACGAGAGGATGAAGGAGTTTGTTCTGGTAGAGTCCAAGGAGCTGGAGTGCGTAGAGGATCCCGGCTCTGCGAGTGAGGCAGCCAGGGCAGGGCACTTCACCCTGGAGCAGTGCCTCAACCTCTTCACCAAGCCAGAGGTGTTGGCCCCAGAGGAGGCCTG GTACTGCCCGAAATGTAAGCAGCACCGTGAGGCATCCAAGCAGCTCATGCTGTGGCGCCTGCCCAACGTCCTCATCATACAGCTCAAGCGCTTCTCCTTCCGCAGCTTTATTTGGAGAGACAAGATCAACGACATGGTGGATTTCCCAGTGCG GAGCTTGGACCTGAGCAAGTTCTGCATTGGCCAGAAGGATGAGCAGCAGCTGCCCATGTATGACCTGTATGCAGTTATCAACCACTACGGGGGCATGATTGGCGGACACTACACAGCCTATGCGCGGCTGCCCAGTGACAAAAACAGCCAACGCAGTGATGTGG GATGGCGGCTCTTCGATGACAGCACTGTCACCACAGTGGATGAAAGCCAGGTGGTGACGCGATATGCCTACGTGCTCTTCTACCGCCGGCGAAACTCTCCAGTGGAGAGACCCCCACGGGGGCCACCGCATCCCTCAGACCCTCGGGCCGACATGGCCCCATCTGCCGAGGCAGCAGCCAATCAG GCTTCTCTGCTCTGGCAGGAACTGGAGGCTGAAGAGGAAGCTGCCAGGAGGCTGATGAGGAGCCCTTGGAGGTCTTGCAGCCGAAGAACAAGGCACCTCGCCCCAGACTGTCCCGATGAAGGCCGTGTCCGATACTTTGTCCTGGGCACCATGGCAGCCATTGTGGCCCTCTTACTGAATGTTTTCTACCCACTCATCTATCAGACCCGCTGgaggtag